The Gemmatimonadaceae bacterium genome includes a window with the following:
- a CDS encoding chorismate mutase, which translates to MHSHVSTAERTPEQQRAAERVEALRGSIDRVDEMLLSLIGERQRLARAVGAAKRAAGVPPVDGSREADVIDRIMAHASDQGVNEVEARLLAEQLIRLARTTQGLPVARHREAAAA; encoded by the coding sequence ATGCACAGCCACGTCAGCACCGCCGAACGCACCCCCGAACAGCAGCGCGCCGCCGAGCGGGTCGAGGCGCTGCGCGGCTCGATCGACCGCGTCGACGAGATGCTCCTGTCGCTGATCGGCGAGCGGCAGCGCCTGGCCCGCGCCGTCGGTGCCGCGAAGCGCGCCGCCGGCGTGCCGCCGGTGGATGGCTCCCGTGAAGCCGATGTGATCGACCGCATCATGGCGCATGCCAGTGACCAGGGCGTGAACGAGGTCGAGGCGCGCCTGCTCGCCGAGCAGCTGATCCGGCTCGCCCGCACCACCCAGGGGCTGCCGGTGGCCCGGCATCGCGAGGCCGCGGCGGCGTAG
- a CDS encoding TldD/PmbA family protein has product MTTRRDFVATSALAAGALALGRPRDAAAHTRLLPHVQQRMDAPTRDLLLLALDTAKRGGASYADARIQRVQRNAVFTRERQVLDVVDSDTIGCGIRALVDGCWGFAATPRLTSEGIQRAATEAVATAKANRIARDQAVQLAPNPSHPDATWSSGFTIDPFSISIEEKTTLAIAANTAALSVPGVRFVSTQLQFVKEERNYANTDGSVIAQTLVRTYTPMAITAVSADRSDFAIRDAVVQPTGRGWESVLENNLPVNAKKWAEEAAEKLTAKSVEPGRYDLVLHPSNLGLTLHESVAHPTEIDRAYGYEANYAGTSFVAPPERVLGALKFGSPLMNITGDRSEPGGCASIGYDDDGVKPEAFDIIKDGIVVDYQTTREQAMWLDWWYKKRNMPTRSHGCSYADSWSSVQFQRMPNVSITPGARDIGFSDLIAATDRGIAIQGRGSYSIDQQRFNGQFGGALFHEIRGGKIVGQLRDVAYQFRTTDFWGALDMLGGRRSYELYATFSDGKGQPGQANAVTHGCVPTRHRQQNVINTGRKA; this is encoded by the coding sequence ATGACCACCCGCCGCGACTTCGTCGCCACCTCTGCCCTCGCCGCTGGCGCCCTCGCCCTCGGCCGTCCGCGAGACGCTGCCGCCCACACCCGCCTGCTGCCCCACGTGCAGCAGCGCATGGATGCCCCCACCCGCGACCTGCTGCTGCTGGCTCTCGACACCGCGAAACGCGGCGGGGCCAGCTACGCCGACGCCCGCATCCAGCGCGTGCAGCGCAACGCCGTCTTCACCCGCGAGCGCCAGGTCCTCGACGTGGTGGACAGCGACACCATCGGCTGCGGCATCCGCGCCCTCGTGGATGGCTGCTGGGGCTTCGCCGCCACGCCCAGGCTCACCAGTGAGGGCATCCAGCGCGCCGCCACCGAGGCTGTCGCCACGGCGAAAGCCAACCGCATCGCCCGCGACCAGGCCGTGCAACTGGCCCCCAACCCGAGCCACCCCGACGCCACCTGGTCCAGCGGCTTCACCATCGATCCCTTCAGCATCTCGATCGAGGAGAAGACCACCCTCGCCATCGCCGCCAACACGGCCGCGCTCTCGGTGCCCGGCGTGCGCTTCGTCAGCACGCAGCTCCAGTTCGTGAAGGAAGAGCGCAACTACGCCAACACCGACGGCTCGGTGATCGCACAGACCCTCGTGCGCACCTATACGCCGATGGCCATCACCGCCGTCAGCGCCGACCGCAGCGACTTCGCCATCCGCGACGCCGTGGTGCAGCCCACCGGCCGCGGCTGGGAGTCGGTGCTCGAGAACAACCTGCCGGTGAACGCGAAGAAGTGGGCCGAGGAGGCCGCGGAGAAGCTCACCGCGAAGTCGGTGGAGCCGGGGCGTTATGACCTGGTCCTGCACCCGTCCAACCTCGGCCTCACGCTGCACGAGTCGGTCGCCCACCCCACCGAGATCGACCGCGCCTACGGCTACGAGGCGAACTACGCCGGCACCAGCTTCGTCGCCCCGCCGGAGAGGGTGCTGGGTGCGCTCAAGTTCGGGTCGCCGCTGATGAACATCACCGGCGATCGCTCGGAGCCCGGCGGCTGCGCCAGCATCGGCTACGATGACGACGGCGTGAAGCCCGAAGCGTTCGACATCATCAAGGACGGCATCGTGGTGGACTACCAGACCACGCGCGAACAGGCGATGTGGCTGGATTGGTGGTACAAGAAGCGAAACATGCCGACGCGCAGCCACGGCTGCAGCTACGCCGACTCGTGGAGCAGTGTGCAGTTCCAGCGGATGCCGAACGTGTCGATCACGCCGGGTGCGCGGGACATCGGCTTCAGCGACCTGATCGCCGCCACCGACCGCGGCATCGCGATCCAGGGTCGCGGCAGCTACTCCATCGACCAGCAGCGCTTCAACGGCCAGTTCGGCGGCGCGCTGTTCCACGAGATCCGCGGCGGCAAGATCGTCGGCCAGCTGCGCGACGTGGCCTACCAGTTCCGCACCACCGATTTCTGGGGTGCCCTCGACATGCTCGGCGGCCGCAGGAGCTACGAGCTCTACGCCACCTTCTCCGACGGCAAGGGCCAGCCGGGCCAGGCCAACGCCGTCACGCATGGCTGCGTCCCCACGCGCCACCGCCAGCAGAATGTCATCAACACGGGTCGCAAGGCATGA
- a CDS encoding TldD/PmbA family protein: MSRFIDSRAPRSLLLADDLVISRTDAQRVIESVIRLSRADSVQAVIRSSRTRNVRFAANQLSTAGVVEDTTLVVMSFIGRKHSAVTTNDLSPESIERTVRKAEAIARLAPDDPDMLPVLGPQVLRDLGGAWDEATAGLAADEVTAAANTALAPARKAGSALTVAGFLITGADAIAIGTSAGHFAYHRGTSANYTLTVRSNDGTGSGWSGEDALAWSALNFGAVSAQAIEKAERSRNPVAIEPGRYTVILEPQAVGDLVGLMPRYFNARSADEGRSPFAKPGGGNRLGEQIVNAMVNLTSDPADSLVLTQPFDGDGMPLTKQSWITNGTLSTMLVPRAWAARKNLVATGNPNNLILAGGSTSRDQMIAGTQRGVLVTRLWYLRETDPRTMSYTGLTRDGTFLIENGKISKSIKNMRFNESPLFLLNNVEALGPVRRTASEGPGTQIMPVLKARDFNFTSLSDAV; the protein is encoded by the coding sequence ATGAGCCGCTTCATCGATTCCCGCGCCCCGCGCTCGCTCCTCCTCGCCGACGACCTCGTCATCTCGCGCACCGACGCGCAGCGGGTGATCGAGAGCGTGATCCGGCTCTCCCGTGCCGACTCGGTACAGGCCGTGATCCGCTCCTCCCGCACCCGCAACGTGCGCTTCGCCGCCAACCAGCTCTCCACCGCCGGCGTGGTCGAGGACACGACGCTGGTGGTGATGTCGTTCATCGGGCGGAAGCACTCCGCCGTCACCACCAACGACCTCTCACCCGAGAGCATCGAGCGGACGGTGCGGAAGGCGGAGGCCATCGCGCGCCTCGCCCCGGATGACCCGGACATGCTGCCCGTGCTGGGCCCGCAGGTCCTGCGCGACCTCGGCGGCGCCTGGGACGAGGCGACCGCCGGCCTCGCCGCAGATGAGGTCACAGCGGCCGCCAACACCGCCCTCGCCCCGGCGCGGAAGGCGGGGAGCGCCCTCACCGTCGCCGGCTTCCTCATCACCGGCGCCGACGCCATCGCCATCGGCACCAGCGCCGGTCACTTCGCCTACCACCGCGGCACCAGCGCCAACTACACCCTCACCGTCCGCAGCAACGACGGCACCGGTTCCGGCTGGTCGGGCGAGGACGCCCTGGCGTGGAGTGCGCTCAACTTCGGGGCGGTGAGCGCCCAGGCCATCGAGAAGGCGGAGCGTTCCCGGAACCCGGTGGCCATCGAACCCGGCCGCTACACGGTGATCCTCGAGCCGCAGGCGGTGGGCGACCTGGTGGGGCTGATGCCGCGCTACTTCAACGCCCGCAGCGCCGACGAGGGCCGGTCACCGTTCGCCAAGCCCGGCGGCGGGAATCGGCTCGGCGAACAGATCGTGAATGCCATGGTCAACCTCACCAGCGATCCCGCCGATTCGTTGGTACTGACGCAGCCGTTCGATGGCGATGGAATGCCACTGACGAAGCAGTCATGGATCACCAACGGGACACTCAGCACGATGCTGGTGCCACGGGCCTGGGCGGCGCGAAAGAACCTCGTGGCCACCGGCAACCCGAACAACCTCATCCTTGCCGGCGGCAGCACCTCTCGCGACCAGATGATCGCGGGCACCCAGCGCGGTGTGCTGGTCACGCGCCTGTGGTACCTGCGCGAAACCGACCCGCGCACCATGAGCTACACCGGTCTCACCCGCGACGGGACGTTCCTGATCGAGAACGGGAAGATCAGCAAGTCGATCAAGAACATGCGCTTCAACGAGAGCCCGCTCTTCCTGCTCAACAACGTCGAGGCGCTCGGTCCCGTCCGTCGGACCGCCAGTGAGGGGCCGGGCACGCAGATCATGCCCGTCCTCAAGGCGCGGGACTTCAACTTCACGTCGCTGTCGGACGCGGTGTGA